Proteins encoded in a region of the Peromyscus leucopus breed LL Stock chromosome 15, UCI_PerLeu_2.1, whole genome shotgun sequence genome:
- the Slamf6 gene encoding SLAM family member 6 isoform X2, whose translation MAVSRAPVPDSARQMMIWLFPLIFCLGSGNEVSRNSTRRTVMNGVLGESTTLPLELPARTKTIIWHYIGEASNYIEKGSHVTIILIIQLNKSENPQILKTDPERGKRLHITQSYALQVSNLTMADTGLYTAQITTEDSPPDFFTYTLRVFERLSNLEVTNRTHLFENGTCEIHLTCIVKNPNHTVSVGWQASGGTSLREPNLTVSWDLKNSSDQSYTCQAENAVSNLSISVSAQSLCTGDLTKEKLYQDKILLIIGLLLAIALVCICICIWKKRTGFLSLASQHPDSSQSTDTPGSPGNTVYAQVTLPVQEKEIPKSMKNDSMTIYSIVNHSRQPISPRMDTLKDIK comes from the exons GGAATGAAGTTTCACGAAACAGTACAAGAAGAACAGTGATGAATGGTGTTCTAGGGGAGTCTACAACCCTTCCTCTGGAGCTTCCTGCAAGAACAAAGACCATCATTTGGCATTACATAGGCGAAGCATCGAATTACATAGAAAAAGGATCACATGTCACTATAATCCTTATCATCCAGCTAAATAAGTCTGAAAATCCACAAATCCTGAAAACTGATccagagaggggaaagagactGCACATCACCCAATCCTACGCTCTACAAGTCAGCAACCTCACAATGGCAGACACAGGATTGTACACTGCCCAGATAACCACAGAGGACTCTCCACCGGACTTCTTTACTTATACTCTGAGGGTCTTTG aacGGCTAAGTAACCTAGAAGTTACCAACCGTACTCACCTGTTTGAGAATGGGACCTGTGAGATCCACCTGACCTGTATTGTGAAGAATCCAAATCATACTGTCTCAGTTGGATGGCAGGCGTCAGGAGGCACCTCTTTAAGGGAACCAAATCTCACTGTCTCCTGGGACCTGAAGAATTCCAGTGACCAGAGTTATACCTGCCAAGCTGAGAACGCTGTCAGCAAtctgtccatctctgtctctgcccagaGTCTTTGCACAG gtgaTTTAACTAAGGAAAAGCTATACCAGGATAAAATATTGCTTATAATTGGATTGTTGCTGGCTATAGCCTtggtgtgcatatgcatatgtatttggaAGAAAAGAACAG gttttctttctttggctAGCCAACATCCAG ATTCCTCCCAGAGCACAGATACTCCAGGCTCTCCAGGGAACACTGTGTATGCACAAGTCACTCTTCCAG TACAGGAAAAGGAAATCCCAAAATCCATGAAAAATGATTCCATGACAATTTACTCCATAGTTAATCATTCCAGACAG CCCATTTCTCCCAGGATGGATACTCTTAAGGACATCAAGTAA
- the Slamf6 gene encoding SLAM family member 6 isoform X4, with the protein MNGVLGESTTLPLELPARTKTIIWHYIGEASNYIEKGSHVTIILIIQLNKSENPQILKTDPERGKRLHITQSYALQVSNLTMADTGLYTAQITTEDSPPDFFTYTLRVFERLSNLEVTNRTHLFENGTCEIHLTCIVKNPNHTVSVGWQASGGTSLREPNLTVSWDLKNSSDQSYTCQAENAVSNLSISVSAQSLCTGDLTKEKLYQDKILLIIGLLLAIALVCICICIWKKRTGFLSLASQHPDSSQSTDTPGSPGNTVYAQVTLPVKEKEIPKSMKNDSMTIYSIVNHSRQPISPRMDTLKDIK; encoded by the exons ATGAATGGTGTTCTAGGGGAGTCTACAACCCTTCCTCTGGAGCTTCCTGCAAGAACAAAGACCATCATTTGGCATTACATAGGCGAAGCATCGAATTACATAGAAAAAGGATCACATGTCACTATAATCCTTATCATCCAGCTAAATAAGTCTGAAAATCCACAAATCCTGAAAACTGATccagagaggggaaagagactGCACATCACCCAATCCTACGCTCTACAAGTCAGCAACCTCACAATGGCAGACACAGGATTGTACACTGCCCAGATAACCACAGAGGACTCTCCACCGGACTTCTTTACTTATACTCTGAGGGTCTTTG aacGGCTAAGTAACCTAGAAGTTACCAACCGTACTCACCTGTTTGAGAATGGGACCTGTGAGATCCACCTGACCTGTATTGTGAAGAATCCAAATCATACTGTCTCAGTTGGATGGCAGGCGTCAGGAGGCACCTCTTTAAGGGAACCAAATCTCACTGTCTCCTGGGACCTGAAGAATTCCAGTGACCAGAGTTATACCTGCCAAGCTGAGAACGCTGTCAGCAAtctgtccatctctgtctctgcccagaGTCTTTGCACAG gtgaTTTAACTAAGGAAAAGCTATACCAGGATAAAATATTGCTTATAATTGGATTGTTGCTGGCTATAGCCTtggtgtgcatatgcatatgtatttggaAGAAAAGAACAG gttttctttctttggctAGCCAACATCCAG ATTCCTCCCAGAGCACAGATACTCCAGGCTCTCCAGGGAACACTGTGTATGCACAAGTCACTCTTCCAGTGAAG GAAAAGGAAATCCCAAAATCCATGAAAAATGATTCCATGACAATTTACTCCATAGTTAATCATTCCAGACAG CCCATTTCTCCCAGGATGGATACTCTTAAGGACATCAAGTAA
- the Slamf6 gene encoding SLAM family member 6 isoform X3, translated as MAVSRAPVPDSARQMMIWLFPLIFCLGSGNEVSRNSTRRTVMNGVLGESTTLPLELPARTKTIIWHYIGEASNYIEKGSHVTIILIIQLNKSENPQILKTDPERGKRLHITQSYALQVSNLTMADTGLYTAQITTEDSPPDFFTYTLRVFERLSNLEVTNRTHLFENGTCEIHLTCIVKNPNHTVSVGWQASGGTSLREPNLTVSWDLKNSSDQSYTCQAENAVSNLSISVSAQSLCTGDLTKEKLYQDKILLIIGLLLAIALVCICICIWKKRTGFLSLASQHPDSSQSTDTPGSPGNTVYAQVTLPVKEKEIPKSMKNDSMTIYSIVNHSRQDGYS; from the exons GGAATGAAGTTTCACGAAACAGTACAAGAAGAACAGTGATGAATGGTGTTCTAGGGGAGTCTACAACCCTTCCTCTGGAGCTTCCTGCAAGAACAAAGACCATCATTTGGCATTACATAGGCGAAGCATCGAATTACATAGAAAAAGGATCACATGTCACTATAATCCTTATCATCCAGCTAAATAAGTCTGAAAATCCACAAATCCTGAAAACTGATccagagaggggaaagagactGCACATCACCCAATCCTACGCTCTACAAGTCAGCAACCTCACAATGGCAGACACAGGATTGTACACTGCCCAGATAACCACAGAGGACTCTCCACCGGACTTCTTTACTTATACTCTGAGGGTCTTTG aacGGCTAAGTAACCTAGAAGTTACCAACCGTACTCACCTGTTTGAGAATGGGACCTGTGAGATCCACCTGACCTGTATTGTGAAGAATCCAAATCATACTGTCTCAGTTGGATGGCAGGCGTCAGGAGGCACCTCTTTAAGGGAACCAAATCTCACTGTCTCCTGGGACCTGAAGAATTCCAGTGACCAGAGTTATACCTGCCAAGCTGAGAACGCTGTCAGCAAtctgtccatctctgtctctgcccagaGTCTTTGCACAG gtgaTTTAACTAAGGAAAAGCTATACCAGGATAAAATATTGCTTATAATTGGATTGTTGCTGGCTATAGCCTtggtgtgcatatgcatatgtatttggaAGAAAAGAACAG gttttctttctttggctAGCCAACATCCAG ATTCCTCCCAGAGCACAGATACTCCAGGCTCTCCAGGGAACACTGTGTATGCACAAGTCACTCTTCCAGTGAAG GAAAAGGAAATCCCAAAATCCATGAAAAATGATTCCATGACAATTTACTCCATAGTTAATCATTCCAGACAG GATGGATACTCTTAA
- the Slamf6 gene encoding SLAM family member 6 isoform X1, protein MAVSRAPVPDSARQMMIWLFPLIFCLGSGNEVSRNSTRRTVMNGVLGESTTLPLELPARTKTIIWHYIGEASNYIEKGSHVTIILIIQLNKSENPQILKTDPERGKRLHITQSYALQVSNLTMADTGLYTAQITTEDSPPDFFTYTLRVFERLSNLEVTNRTHLFENGTCEIHLTCIVKNPNHTVSVGWQASGGTSLREPNLTVSWDLKNSSDQSYTCQAENAVSNLSISVSAQSLCTGDLTKEKLYQDKILLIIGLLLAIALVCICICIWKKRTGFLSLASQHPDSSQSTDTPGSPGNTVYAQVTLPVKEKEIPKSMKNDSMTIYSIVNHSRQPISPRMDTLKDIK, encoded by the exons GGAATGAAGTTTCACGAAACAGTACAAGAAGAACAGTGATGAATGGTGTTCTAGGGGAGTCTACAACCCTTCCTCTGGAGCTTCCTGCAAGAACAAAGACCATCATTTGGCATTACATAGGCGAAGCATCGAATTACATAGAAAAAGGATCACATGTCACTATAATCCTTATCATCCAGCTAAATAAGTCTGAAAATCCACAAATCCTGAAAACTGATccagagaggggaaagagactGCACATCACCCAATCCTACGCTCTACAAGTCAGCAACCTCACAATGGCAGACACAGGATTGTACACTGCCCAGATAACCACAGAGGACTCTCCACCGGACTTCTTTACTTATACTCTGAGGGTCTTTG aacGGCTAAGTAACCTAGAAGTTACCAACCGTACTCACCTGTTTGAGAATGGGACCTGTGAGATCCACCTGACCTGTATTGTGAAGAATCCAAATCATACTGTCTCAGTTGGATGGCAGGCGTCAGGAGGCACCTCTTTAAGGGAACCAAATCTCACTGTCTCCTGGGACCTGAAGAATTCCAGTGACCAGAGTTATACCTGCCAAGCTGAGAACGCTGTCAGCAAtctgtccatctctgtctctgcccagaGTCTTTGCACAG gtgaTTTAACTAAGGAAAAGCTATACCAGGATAAAATATTGCTTATAATTGGATTGTTGCTGGCTATAGCCTtggtgtgcatatgcatatgtatttggaAGAAAAGAACAG gttttctttctttggctAGCCAACATCCAG ATTCCTCCCAGAGCACAGATACTCCAGGCTCTCCAGGGAACACTGTGTATGCACAAGTCACTCTTCCAGTGAAG GAAAAGGAAATCCCAAAATCCATGAAAAATGATTCCATGACAATTTACTCCATAGTTAATCATTCCAGACAG CCCATTTCTCCCAGGATGGATACTCTTAAGGACATCAAGTAA